A genomic region of Leptolyngbya sp. NIES-2104 contains the following coding sequences:
- a CDS encoding Uma2 family endonuclease, with product MYWRPLKPAREPLPTMYDLPSEDPQESGLPDEFHEFQPQLLRETFRSPVYPTDDFFIGTDINLYYESRCPLWYKRPDWFVVLGVERSSAQEDLRLSYVIWQESVSPFLVIELLSPGTEAEDLGQTLRDVNQPPTKWEVYEQILRVPYYVVFDRYTHNFRAFKLVGMRYQALSLPDSKLWLEEIQVGLGLWQGRYELAEGQWLRWYDSDQNWFPTAQERAELERERAERERERAERERHQARLERERAEQERERAEQAERELEQERMRAQQLAERLRSLGINPEEL from the coding sequence ATGTACTGGAGACCGCTCAAACCTGCACGAGAACCGCTCCCCACCATGTATGATCTTCCTAGCGAAGATCCACAGGAGTCTGGTTTGCCCGACGAGTTTCATGAATTCCAGCCCCAACTATTACGAGAAACTTTTCGTTCACCTGTTTACCCAACCGATGATTTTTTTATCGGGACTGACATCAATCTCTACTATGAGTCGCGTTGCCCGTTGTGGTATAAGCGCCCGGATTGGTTCGTTGTCCTGGGAGTAGAGCGATCGAGCGCTCAAGAAGATCTGCGGTTGAGCTATGTCATTTGGCAAGAGAGCGTCTCGCCGTTTTTGGTGATCGAATTGCTTTCTCCAGGCACAGAAGCGGAGGATTTAGGACAGACCTTACGCGATGTCAATCAGCCGCCCACAAAATGGGAAGTGTACGAACAAATTTTGCGTGTTCCGTACTACGTGGTATTCGATCGCTATACCCACAATTTTCGGGCGTTCAAACTTGTAGGAATGCGGTATCAAGCGCTATCTTTACCGGATTCAAAACTTTGGCTTGAGGAAATTCAAGTCGGTTTGGGGCTTTGGCAGGGGCGGTATGAACTTGCGGAGGGTCAATGGTTACGCTGGTATGATTCAGACCAAAACTGGTTTCCGACCGCTCAAGAACGTGCCGAACTAGAGCGAGAACGGGCAGAACGGGAACGAGAACGGGCAGAGCGAGAACGTCATCAGGCAAGATTAGAACGAGAACGAGCCGAACAAGAGCGGGAACGAGCCGAACAGGCGGAACGAGAATTAGAGCAAGAGCGCATGAGAGCACAACAGTTGGCGGAACGATTACGATCGCTGGGCATCAACCCAGAGGAACTGTAG
- a CDS encoding lysylphosphatidylglycerol synthase transmembrane domain-containing protein, which produces MKSKVTVILKGAISIGLLAFLLTQVNLQQTWTQLQHLSWSFVLFALLYYTVCQWMSCIRWSLILRTTHHTVPIAELMKSYFAGMFLNIFLPGATSGDVYRVYKLAQTTKDPEIALVSVFLERFTGLVALSALGVLGLVPAFRLIGRWDIIFLFLGCVAALVGGVVLITSPKLLRWVEPWFAKYRLARLTARMAKIQLLLQDFVQYRQILAASLALSLLLQLAIVYYHYMIAQQLAIPVSYLQLLVFIPIIVVITLLPISFGGLGLKEGLWIYLFGRVELTAEQAFLLSVTITALSWLLSLPGAIVLLLDSTGLQQMSKKN; this is translated from the coding sequence ATGAAATCAAAAGTGACCGTCATTCTCAAAGGAGCGATTAGCATCGGATTGCTGGCTTTTCTACTCACTCAAGTGAATCTTCAGCAAACCTGGACGCAGCTACAGCATCTATCTTGGTCGTTTGTCTTGTTTGCATTGCTGTACTACACCGTCTGCCAGTGGATGAGTTGTATTCGCTGGAGCTTAATCTTACGAACGACTCATCACACCGTTCCGATCGCTGAATTGATGAAGAGTTACTTTGCTGGCATGTTTCTCAACATTTTTCTTCCAGGTGCAACGAGTGGAGATGTGTACCGCGTTTACAAGCTGGCTCAAACGACTAAAGATCCAGAGATTGCTTTAGTCTCTGTGTTTTTAGAGCGATTTACTGGACTGGTTGCATTGTCCGCCCTTGGAGTGCTCGGATTAGTGCCCGCGTTTCGGTTGATCGGACGGTGGGACATTATCTTTCTGTTTCTCGGCTGTGTTGCTGCGCTCGTGGGTGGAGTCGTACTCATCACAAGTCCAAAACTACTGCGCTGGGTAGAGCCTTGGTTTGCAAAGTATCGGCTGGCAAGATTAACGGCGCGAATGGCGAAAATACAATTACTGTTACAAGATTTTGTGCAATATCGACAAATCTTAGCGGCTTCGCTGGCGCTTTCTCTGCTGTTACAGTTAGCGATCGTTTATTATCACTATATGATTGCACAGCAATTAGCCATCCCGGTTTCGTATCTTCAATTGTTAGTGTTTATCCCGATCATTGTTGTGATTACGTTACTTCCGATTTCGTTTGGCGGACTCGGCTTAAAAGAAGGACTGTGGATTTATCTATTCGGTCGAGTAGAATTAACAGCGGAACAAGCGTTTCTGCTTTCCGTCACGATTACGGCGCTCAGTTGGTTGCTTAGCTTACCAGGCGCGATCGTATTGTTGCTCGACTCAACTGGACTACAGCAAATGAGCAAGAAAAACTAG